A part of Fusarium graminearum PH-1 chromosome 3, whole genome shotgun sequence genomic DNA contains:
- a CDS encoding ribonucleoside-diphosphate reductase large chain, which yields MFVRKRDGRQERVQFDKITARVSRLCYGLDMNHVDPVAITQKVISGVYGGVTTIQLDDLVSGVCTMTVVTSANPILQAAETAAYMTVTHPDYAILAARIAVSNLHKQTKKQWSAVVSDLYHWVNPKNDRASPMISKETYECVMRHKEELDSAIVYDRDFNYNYFGFRTLSRSYLLQIDGKIAERPQHMIMRVAVGIWGDDIERVLETYNLMSSKFFTHASPTLFNAGTPQPQLSSCFLVDMKEDSIDGIYDTLKTCAMISKMAGGIGLNAHRIRATGSYIAGTNGTSNGIVPMLRVFNNTARYVDQGGNKRPGAFAIYLEPWHADVFEFLDLRKNHGKEEVRARDLFLALWIPDLFMKRVERNGEWTLMCPNECPGLADCYGDEFEALYEKYEREGKGRKSIKAQKLWYAILEAQTETGNPFMLYKDHCNRKSNQKNLGTIRSSNLCTEIIEYCAPDEVAVCNLASLSLPSFINYEDACYDFKKLHEVTQVVVRNLNKIIDVNHYPVQEARNSNMRHRPIGLGVQGLADAFLALRMPFESPEARELNKQIFETIYHAALTTSVQLAKEEGPYSTFKGSPASEGILQFDMWNVKPSDLWDWEPLREDVKTHGIRNSLLVAPMPTASTSQILGNNECFEPYTSNIYQRRVLAGEFQVVNPWLLKDLVDMGLWSDAMKNRIIADNGSIQNIPNIPAEIKALYKTVWEISQRQVVQMAADRGAFIDQSQSLNIHMKDPTMGKITSMHFAGWKLGLKTGMYYLRTQAAAAPIQFTVDQENLKIADSNSASIKPLGKRAPPAGSSYLMSSSTAMGQTNGNRTGSQGNGTNGSSANGVTASTSVPGRAPVIKADVAEGDSPKALPTEPAEKVQEEELGMKKNPQSEDQGADNEDRERDIYSEAVLQCSIEDPESCIMCSG from the exons ATGTTCGTCAGAAAGAGAG ATGGACGCCAAGAGCGTGTTCAGTTCGACAAAATCACTGCTCGTGTCTCGAGACTGTGTTACGGTCTCGACATGAACCACGTTGACCCCGTTGCTATCACCCAGAAGGTCATTTCTGGTGTCTACGGCGGCGTCACAACTATACAATTGGACGATCTTGTGAGTGGCGTATGCACCATGACTGTTGTAACCTCAGCTAACCCGATTTTACAGGCTGCAGAGACTGCTGCGTACATGACTGTTACGCACCCTGACTACGCCATCCTCGCAGCCCGCATTGCCGTTTCCAACCTACAcaagcagaccaagaagcaatggtcCGCTGTTGTAAGCGACCTTTACCACTGGGTCAACCCCAAAAATGACCGTGCATCGCCCATGATCTCCAAGGAGACCTATGAGTGTGTGATGCGACATAAAGAGGAACTCGACTCAGCGATTGTCTATGATCGCGACTTCAACTACAACTATTTTGGCTTCCGAACCTTGTCCAGATCATACTTGCTACAGATTGACGGCAAAATTGCTGAGCGCCCGCAGCATATGATCATGCGAGTCGCTGTTGGAATCTGGGGTGACGATATTGAGCGTGTCTTGGAGACATACAACCTCATGTCAAGCAAGTTCTTCACTCATGCAAGCCCCACTTTATTCAACGCCGGTACTCCACAGCCTCAGCTTTCATCATGcttccttgttgatatgaAGGAGGACAGCATTGATGGTATCTACGATACCCTCAAGACTTGTGCCATGATTTCCAAGATGGCTGGTGGTATTGGCTTGAACGCCCACCGAATCCGTGCCACTGGCTCTTACATCGCCGGTACCAATGGTACTTCCAACGGTATCGTTCCCATGCTGCGTGTGTTCAACAACACTGCTCGTTACGTTGACCAGGGTGGTAACAAGCGACCTGGTGCCTTCGCCATCTACCTTGAACCATGGCACGCCGACGTCTTCGAGTTCCTTGATCTCCGAAAGAATCACGGTAAGGAGGAGGTCCGCGCTCGTGACCTGTTCTTAGCTCTTTGGATCCCTGATCTTTTCATGAAGCGTGTCGAGAGAAACGGCGAATGGACTCTCATGTGCCCTAACGAATGCCCTGGCCTTGCTGACTGCTACGGTGACGAATTTGAGGCTCTGTACGAAAAGTACGAGAGAGAGGGTAAGGGTCGCAAGTCTATCAAGGCTCAGAAACTTTGGTACGCCATTCTTGAGGCCCAGACAGAGACCGGAAACCCTTTCATGCTCTACAAGGATCACTGCAATCGCAAGAGTAACCAAAAGAACCTTGGTACCATCCGAAGCTCCAACCTGTGCACTGAGATCATTGAATACTGCGCCCCTGATGAGGTCGCTGTTTGCAACCTTGCCTCCTTGTCTCTGCCCTCTTTTATCAACTATGAAGATGCTTGCTAcgacttcaagaagctgcacGAGGTCACTCAAGTTGTTGTCCGCAatttgaacaagatcatcgacgTCAACCACTACCCTGTCCAAGAGGCTCGTAACAGCAACATGCGTCACCGACCCATTGGTCTTGGTGTGCAAGGTCTCGCTGATGCCTTTCTTGCCCTCCGCATGCCCTTTGAGTCTCCTGAGGCTCGTGAGCTGAACAAGCAAATCTTCGAGACCATCTACCACGCTGCCCTTACTACGTCTGTGCAACTCGCCAAGGAGGAAGGTCCCTACTCCACCTTCAAGGGCTCCCCTGCCTCTGAGGGTATTCTCCAGTTCGACATGTGGAATGTCAAGCCCTCTGACCTTTGGGACTGGGAACCCCTCCGAGAGGATGTCAAGACTCACGGTATCCGCAACAGTCTGCTCGTTGCTCCTATGCCTACCGCCAGTACCTCGCAGATTCTTGGCAACAACGAATGCTTTGAGCCTTACACCTCCAACATCTACCAACGCCGAGTCCTTGCTGGCGAGTTCCAGGTTGTCAACCCCTGGCTTctcaaggatcttgtcgacatgGGTCTTTGGTCCGATGCTATGAAGAACCGCATCATTGCTGATAACGGTTCTATCCAGAACATCCCCAACATCCCtgccgagatcaaggctcTGTACAAGACTGTGTGGGAGATTTCTCAGCGACAGGTTGTGCAGATGGCTGCTGACCGTGGTGCCTTCATTGAtcagtctcagtctctcaaCATTCACATGAAGGACCCTACCATGGGCAAGATCACCAGCATGCACTTCGCTGGCTGGAAGCTCGGTCTCAAGACTGGCATGTACTACCTCCGTACacaggctgctgctgcccctaTCCAGTTCACCGTCGATCAGGAGAATCTCAAGATTGCCGATAGCAACTCTGCTTCAATCAAGCCCCTAGGCAAGCGCGCTCCTCCTGCTGGCTCAAGCTATCTGATGTCCTCCTCTACTGCTATGGGTCAAACCAATGGCAACAGGACTGGCTCCCAGGGCAATGGAACCAACGGCAGCTCCGCCAACGGCGTGACTGCCAGCACATCTGTTCCTGGCCGTGCTCCCGTCATCAAGGCTGATGTCGCTGAGGGTGACAGCCCCAAGGCCCTTCCCACAGAACCTGCTGaaaaggttcaagaagaagagctgggtATGAAGAAGAACCCCCAGTCTGAGGATCAAGGTGCGGACAACGAGGATCGCGAACGCGATATCTACTCGGAGGCTGTGCTGCAATGCAGCATCGAGGATCCCGAGTCCTGCATCATGTGCAGTGGTTAG